The following coding sequences lie in one Hydrogenophaga sp. PBL-H3 genomic window:
- a CDS encoding putative O-glycosylation ligase, exosortase A system-associated, whose amino-acid sequence MRDLLMLGVLLALLPMALRSSFVAFLVWVYATVLSPHLYLYGFMQDFRFVFVFAAIALVGLWLEKGHNRGGFLAEPSSVLLILFVLHGVMSAIFSMQPNPAVWVRLDIFAKGMVLAMVAPLFLTSRWRIHVMLIVLAAGLGFHGVLDGLKMISSAGSHNVTGIPTSSLSDNNLYALGMVMLLPLLLYLARYSANQLAKWAALIAFGLCVMTVLGSNSRGGFLALAILGVWYWLTSPRKLLSTVVLAIVAFGVVQLAPERWFERIDTIKNAAEDESFLGRVAAWKVSLNIANDNPIFGGGFHAVERQWIWDQYRTIPNLINIDIPEMTAKAAHSNYFQVLGDLGYIGLILFLSVMASAFVMRWRIKANAAKSRGDFAWAVDLATAINLSLVAFMAGGAGVSLAYFELVYLFIMTLLAINRLILSETVRLKAVVPQRGRAASHV is encoded by the coding sequence ATGAGAGATTTGTTGATGTTGGGGGTGTTGCTGGCCTTGCTGCCCATGGCACTGAGGAGCAGCTTCGTTGCGTTCCTCGTCTGGGTTTACGCCACGGTCCTGTCGCCCCATCTGTACCTGTACGGTTTCATGCAGGACTTTCGTTTCGTGTTTGTGTTCGCCGCCATCGCCCTGGTGGGTTTGTGGCTGGAAAAAGGCCACAACCGGGGGGGGTTCCTCGCCGAACCGTCCTCGGTATTGCTGATCCTTTTCGTGCTTCACGGGGTCATGTCCGCGATTTTTTCCATGCAGCCCAATCCTGCGGTGTGGGTGCGTTTGGACATCTTTGCCAAAGGCATGGTGCTGGCCATGGTGGCGCCCCTGTTCCTCACTTCGCGCTGGCGGATTCACGTCATGTTGATCGTGCTGGCCGCCGGGCTGGGCTTTCACGGCGTTCTGGACGGACTGAAGATGATTTCGTCAGCGGGCTCGCACAACGTCACCGGCATCCCCACGTCTTCGCTGTCCGACAATAACCTGTATGCCTTGGGCATGGTGATGCTGCTGCCCTTGCTGCTGTATCTGGCGAGGTACAGCGCCAACCAGTTGGCCAAATGGGCCGCGCTCATCGCCTTCGGGCTGTGCGTGATGACCGTGCTGGGCTCCAACTCCCGCGGGGGGTTTCTCGCGCTGGCCATCCTGGGCGTCTGGTACTGGCTGACCAGTCCCCGCAAACTGCTGTCCACCGTGGTGCTCGCTATCGTTGCCTTTGGCGTGGTCCAGCTCGCGCCAGAGCGCTGGTTCGAGCGCATCGACACCATCAAGAACGCGGCAGAAGACGAATCCTTTCTCGGGCGGGTGGCGGCCTGGAAGGTGAGCCTGAACATCGCCAATGACAACCCCATCTTCGGGGGCGGTTTCCATGCGGTGGAGCGTCAATGGATCTGGGACCAGTACCGGACCATCCCGAACCTGATCAACATCGATATTCCGGAGATGACCGCCAAGGCCGCCCACAGCAACTACTTCCAGGTGCTCGGCGATCTGGGCTACATCGGGCTGATCCTGTTCCTCTCGGTCATGGCGTCCGCATTCGTCATGCGCTGGCGGATCAAGGCCAATGCGGCCAAGTCCCGAGGCGACTTCGCCTGGGCGGTCGATCTCGCCACCGCCATCAACCTGTCGCTGGTGGCGTTCATGGCTGGAGGCGCGGGTGTGAGCCTGGCCTATTTCGAGCTGGTCTATCTGTTCATCATGACGCTGCTCGCCATCAACCGGTTGATCCTGTCGGAGACCGTGCGCTTGAAAGCGGTGGTGCCTCAGCGTGGGAGGGCCGCGTCGCATGTTTAG
- the wecC gene encoding UDP-N-acetyl-D-mannosamine dehydrogenase — protein sequence MARELQKIVVMGLGYIGLPTASMLATKGHQVLGVDVNAKAVDTINSGRIHIVEPDLDILVRSAVNSGNLRASLTPEEGDTFILAVPTPFKEEDGNPKAPDLSYVEAATRAIVPYLREDNLVILESTSPVGTTEVIEKIIATERPELAGKIHTAHCPERVLPGHILRELVDNDRIIGGNTKAAVAKAKTLYKTFCNGAILETDSRTAELSKLVENSFRDVNIAFANELSVICDRLGINVWETIALANRHPRVNILQPGPGVGGHCIAVDPWFIVSSAPKEARLIRTAREVNDAKPQWVIEKVRAKAQRFKEPVIGALGLTFKANIDDMRESPSMDIVEQLLHSGIGKVMACDPNVAKDKVPFPLYDLKDVLKEADILLLLVDHAEFTEIDPQIIKDKIVIDTKGVLR from the coding sequence ATGGCAAGAGAACTGCAAAAGATCGTCGTCATGGGCCTGGGCTACATCGGCCTGCCCACCGCCTCCATGCTGGCCACCAAGGGGCACCAGGTGCTGGGTGTGGACGTCAATGCCAAGGCGGTGGACACCATCAACTCGGGGCGCATCCACATCGTCGAACCCGACCTCGACATCCTCGTGCGCTCGGCCGTCAACAGCGGCAACCTGCGCGCCTCGCTGACGCCGGAGGAGGGCGACACCTTCATCCTGGCCGTGCCCACGCCTTTCAAGGAGGAAGACGGCAACCCCAAGGCACCCGACCTGAGCTATGTGGAGGCCGCCACGCGCGCCATCGTGCCCTACCTGCGCGAAGACAACCTGGTGATCCTGGAATCCACGTCGCCCGTGGGCACCACCGAGGTGATCGAAAAGATCATTGCCACGGAGCGGCCCGAGCTGGCGGGCAAGATCCACACGGCCCATTGTCCCGAGCGCGTGCTGCCGGGCCACATCCTGCGTGAACTGGTGGACAACGACCGCATCATCGGGGGCAACACCAAGGCGGCCGTTGCCAAGGCCAAGACGCTCTACAAGACCTTCTGCAACGGTGCGATCCTGGAGACCGACAGCCGCACGGCCGAGCTCTCCAAGCTGGTGGAAAACTCGTTCCGCGACGTCAACATCGCCTTTGCCAACGAGCTCTCGGTGATCTGTGATCGCCTGGGCATCAACGTCTGGGAAACCATTGCGCTGGCCAACCGCCACCCGCGCGTCAACATCCTGCAGCCCGGCCCTGGCGTGGGCGGTCACTGCATTGCGGTGGACCCCTGGTTCATCGTTTCCAGCGCACCCAAAGAGGCGCGCCTGATCCGCACCGCGCGCGAGGTCAACGATGCCAAGCCGCAATGGGTGATTGAGAAAGTGCGCGCCAAGGCACAGCGCTTCAAGGAGCCTGTGATCGGTGCGCTGGGCCTGACCTTCAAAGCCAACATCGACGACATGCGCGAGTCCCCCTCCATGGACATCGTCGAGCAGCTGCTGCATTCGGGTATCGGCAAGGTGATGGCTTGCGACCCGAACGTGGCCAAGGACAAGGTGCCGTTTCCGCTGTACGACCTGAAAGATGTGCTCAAGGAGGCCGACATCCTGCTCCTGCTGGTGGACCACGCCGAGTTCACCGAGATCGATCCCCAGATCATCAAGGACAAGATCGTGATCGACACCAAAGGTGTGTTGCGGTGA
- the wecB gene encoding non-hydrolyzing UDP-N-acetylglucosamine 2-epimerase: MKVMVVFGTRPEAIKMAPLVKGLQGRAGDIETVVCVTAQHREMLDQVLKLFEIVPEHDLNIMKPGQDLFDITSNILLGLKGVLEQEKPDLVLVHGDTTTTLATSLAAYYARVPVGHVEAGLRTGNKHSPFPEEMNRKLTGAIADIHFAPTAASRDNLLREGISADAIHVTGNTVIDALLAVVDKLRNDAALKAELAQRFAYLNPQRRLILVTGHRRENFGEGFQHICEALADIAAEHDDVEILYPVHLNPNVRQPVKDILAARGLANVHLIEPVDYLPFLYLMDRSCIIVTDSGGIQEEAPSLGKPVLVMRDTTERPEAVEAGTVKLVGTSREKIVTEARRLLVDADAYASMARAHNPYGDGKAVERIIEHIRNLRGN, translated from the coding sequence ATGAAAGTCATGGTTGTATTCGGCACCCGCCCCGAAGCCATCAAGATGGCGCCGCTGGTCAAAGGCTTGCAGGGCAGGGCTGGTGACATCGAAACGGTGGTCTGTGTCACGGCCCAGCACCGTGAAATGCTGGATCAGGTCCTCAAACTGTTCGAGATCGTGCCCGAGCACGACTTGAACATCATGAAGCCCGGCCAGGACCTCTTCGACATCACCAGCAACATCCTGCTCGGCCTCAAAGGCGTTCTGGAGCAGGAAAAGCCCGACCTCGTGCTCGTGCACGGTGACACCACCACCACGCTGGCCACCAGCCTTGCGGCCTACTACGCCCGCGTGCCGGTGGGTCACGTTGAAGCTGGCTTGCGCACCGGCAACAAACACTCCCCCTTCCCGGAGGAGATGAACCGCAAGCTCACCGGGGCCATTGCCGACATCCATTTCGCGCCCACCGCGGCGTCTCGCGACAACCTCCTGCGCGAAGGTATTTCCGCTGATGCCATCCACGTCACCGGCAACACCGTGATCGATGCGCTGCTGGCCGTGGTCGACAAGCTGCGCAATGACGCAGCGCTGAAAGCCGAACTGGCGCAGCGCTTCGCTTACCTGAACCCGCAGCGCCGCCTCATCCTGGTGACCGGACACCGGCGCGAGAACTTCGGAGAAGGGTTTCAGCACATTTGCGAAGCCCTGGCCGACATCGCGGCCGAGCACGACGACGTGGAGATCCTTTACCCCGTGCACCTGAACCCCAACGTGCGCCAGCCGGTGAAAGACATCCTGGCCGCGCGCGGACTGGCCAACGTCCATCTCATCGAGCCGGTGGACTACCTGCCGTTTCTCTACCTCATGGACCGCTCCTGCATCATCGTCACCGACTCCGGCGGCATCCAGGAAGAAGCGCCCTCGCTGGGCAAGCCCGTGCTGGTGATGCGAGACACCACCGAGCGGCCCGAAGCGGTGGAGGCTGGCACGGTGAAACTGGTCGGCACCTCGCGCGAGAAGATCGTGACCGAGGCGCGTCGCCTGCTGGTGGATGCGGACGCCTACGCCAGCATGGCCCGCGCGCACAATCCGTATGGCGACGGCAAGGCTGTCGAAAGAATCATTGAGCACATTCGAAACTTGAGAGGGAACTGA
- a CDS encoding TIGR04063 family PEP-CTERM/XrtA system glycosyltransferase, which produces MRILHVLDHSIPLHSGYTFRTAALLREQRARGWETFHLTSPKHGAEKQLEENVDGLHFFRTPAQPPRVKLPLLGELQLMNALAHRLQAVVDQVRPDIIHAHSPVLNALPALKVGRRNGIPVVYEIRAFWEDAAVDHGSTREGSLRYRATRALETRAIRQAGHVFTICEGLRRDIVARGVPSAKVTVIPNAVDVDGFQMAQAPEPALQARWGLQGRTVVGFIGSFYAYEGLDLLVSALPLLLKSRPDIFLLLVGGGPQDAALKAQVQALGLGDHVAFTGRVPHAEVNRYYDLIDVLAYPRHSMRLTELVTPLKPLEAMAQGHLFVASDVGGHRELIRHGETGWLFKADNVGELSDAILDMLQNRARWPELRANGRQFVESVRNWRNSVANYEAPYKALLSKGTQ; this is translated from the coding sequence ATGCGAATTCTTCATGTCCTTGACCACTCCATTCCGCTGCACAGCGGATACACCTTCCGCACAGCGGCCTTGTTGCGCGAGCAACGCGCGCGCGGCTGGGAAACCTTTCACCTGACCTCACCCAAGCACGGCGCCGAGAAGCAGCTGGAAGAGAACGTTGACGGACTGCACTTCTTTCGCACGCCGGCCCAGCCACCCCGAGTGAAGCTTCCCCTGCTGGGTGAACTCCAGCTCATGAACGCGCTGGCGCACCGGTTGCAGGCTGTCGTCGACCAGGTGCGCCCCGACATCATTCATGCCCACTCACCGGTGCTCAATGCCCTGCCTGCGCTCAAGGTGGGCCGGCGCAACGGCATCCCCGTGGTGTATGAGATCCGCGCCTTCTGGGAAGACGCCGCGGTTGACCATGGCAGCACCCGAGAAGGCAGCCTTCGTTACCGCGCCACACGGGCGCTGGAAACCCGGGCCATTCGCCAGGCGGGCCACGTCTTCACCATCTGCGAGGGATTGCGCAGAGACATCGTCGCCCGGGGCGTGCCGTCGGCCAAGGTCACGGTCATTCCCAACGCGGTCGATGTCGACGGTTTCCAGATGGCCCAGGCGCCCGAGCCTGCGCTGCAGGCACGCTGGGGGCTGCAAGGTCGCACGGTGGTGGGATTCATTGGATCGTTCTATGCCTACGAGGGGCTCGATCTGCTGGTGTCGGCCTTGCCGCTGCTGCTGAAATCCAGGCCTGACATCTTTTTGCTGCTGGTGGGGGGCGGACCGCAAGACGCAGCCCTCAAGGCGCAGGTTCAGGCCCTGGGTCTGGGCGATCACGTGGCGTTCACCGGCCGGGTGCCGCACGCCGAGGTCAACCGGTATTACGACCTGATCGACGTGCTCGCCTACCCACGCCACTCCATGCGCCTGACCGAACTCGTCACGCCGCTCAAGCCGCTGGAAGCCATGGCCCAAGGCCACCTGTTCGTGGCCTCCGACGTTGGCGGTCACAGGGAACTCATCCGCCACGGTGAAACTGGCTGGCTGTTCAAGGCCGACAACGTCGGTGAGCTCTCTGACGCCATCCTGGACATGCTCCAGAATCGCGCCCGGTGGCCTGAGCTGCGCGCCAATGGCCGGCAGTTTGTGGAATCCGTGCGCAACTGGCGCAACAGCGTGGCCAACTACGAAGCGCCGTACAAAGCGCTGCTCTCCAAGGGAACCCAATGA
- a CDS encoding phenylacetate--CoA ligase family protein: MTLHTRLISDLIFPMQERLKKHTTVSVKQAMEASQYWSLDRLEDLRVKRLRSLLDHAGQHVPYYRELFGRLGFDPRSISSCRDLQRLPFLTKTEIRAHTEAMKSDEASDLARFNTGGSSGEPLVFFIGKERVSHDVAAKWRATRWWGVDIGDPEIVLWGSPIELTSQDRARRWRDALMRTQLLPAFEMSPEKVAGFIEKIRSVRPAMLFGYPSAFAHIARHAEAHHIPMDKLGIKVAFVTSERLYDHQRELIQRVFNCPVANGYGGRDAGFIAHECPSGGMHLTHEDVIVEIVDPQGQVLPEGESGEIVVTHLATRHFPFVRYRTGDIGALGHEACACGRTLPLLKDLQGRSTDFLVARNGTVMHGLSLIYIVRDLAGVKQFKIVQDSIDLTHILLVTNEHFDRALLPTIESGAKARLGADVTINIRLVDEIPPEKSGKYRYVISHVEVPAT, encoded by the coding sequence ATGACTCTTCACACACGCCTCATTTCGGATCTGATCTTTCCCATGCAGGAGCGCTTGAAAAAGCACACCACGGTGAGCGTCAAGCAAGCGATGGAAGCCAGCCAGTACTGGTCGCTGGATCGCCTCGAGGACCTGCGTGTCAAGCGCTTGCGCAGCCTGCTCGACCACGCGGGGCAGCATGTTCCCTACTACCGCGAACTGTTTGGCCGACTGGGCTTTGACCCGCGATCGATCAGCAGTTGCCGCGACCTGCAGCGCCTGCCCTTTCTGACCAAGACGGAGATTCGTGCTCATACCGAGGCCATGAAATCCGATGAGGCGAGCGACCTGGCGCGTTTCAACACCGGAGGATCCAGTGGTGAACCGCTGGTGTTCTTCATCGGCAAGGAACGGGTGAGCCACGACGTGGCCGCCAAATGGCGGGCCACCCGCTGGTGGGGCGTGGACATCGGCGATCCTGAAATCGTGCTGTGGGGCTCGCCCATCGAACTGACTTCGCAGGACCGCGCCCGGCGCTGGCGTGACGCACTCATGCGCACGCAATTGCTGCCGGCATTTGAGATGTCGCCGGAGAAGGTGGCGGGATTCATCGAGAAAATCCGCAGCGTGCGACCGGCCATGCTGTTTGGGTACCCCTCGGCTTTTGCGCACATCGCGCGGCACGCCGAGGCGCACCACATCCCGATGGACAAGCTGGGCATCAAGGTGGCCTTCGTGACCTCGGAGCGCTTGTATGACCACCAGCGCGAATTGATCCAGCGGGTGTTCAACTGCCCGGTGGCGAATGGGTATGGAGGTAGGGATGCGGGTTTCATTGCACACGAATGCCCATCAGGAGGCATGCACCTGACCCACGAAGACGTGATCGTGGAAATTGTGGACCCGCAAGGCCAGGTGCTGCCCGAGGGTGAGAGTGGCGAGATTGTCGTCACCCACCTCGCCACGCGCCATTTCCCGTTTGTCCGGTACCGGACGGGCGACATCGGTGCGCTGGGCCATGAGGCTTGCGCATGCGGTCGCACCTTGCCGCTGTTGAAAGACCTTCAGGGGCGAAGCACCGACTTTCTGGTGGCACGCAACGGCACCGTGATGCACGGCTTGTCGCTCATCTACATCGTGCGGGATCTGGCTGGCGTCAAACAATTCAAGATCGTGCAGGACAGCATCGACCTGACCCACATCCTGTTGGTCACCAACGAGCACTTTGACCGGGCATTGCTGCCTACCATCGAGAGCGGCGCCAAGGCTCGCCTGGGCGCGGACGTGACCATCAACATCCGCCTGGTCGACGAGATCCCACCGGAAAAGTCCGGCAAGTACCGCTACGTGATCAGTCACGTCGAGGTCCCGGCGACCTGA
- the xrtA gene encoding exosortase A, with protein MSDTPRLPAHWRTPLAALALLLLAILGLYAHTASGMVAIWWRSDTYAHGFVVPVISLWLIWRMRFDLAPLQPRPSPLAWLLLLGAAGLWLAGDLVAVNAATQLALVMLLVLTVPAVLGWRLAWAMAFPLGFLFFAVPIGDFMLPQLMEWTASFTILALRLSGVPVYREGLQFIIPSGSWSVVEACSGIRYMIASVTVGCLFAYLSYKSLTKRVIFVGVAILVPLVANWLRAYMIVMLGHLSGNELATGVDHLIYGWLFFGLVILAMLFVGARWADAPEPSTAPLAQGRTVLANQRKLSPGIAALAALLIVASPHLLERLLALGSNSSPVVLSVPAANAPWQTAAQPPSNWTPAFQFPAATSHTGYVGPQGQAVGVHLTYYRAQNYERKLVSSENLFVASKGDGWAQVSEGSAETRLADQPLTVSAATLRQQAGGLVANGLRLQAWRFYWVNGRFTASDVQAKLQGALSRLTGQGDDGAIVAIYAPLDASLSEAEARSAANQTLTDFLRVHGTSLEEALKRTRLVP; from the coding sequence ATGTCTGACACTCCACGACTCCCGGCGCACTGGCGCACACCGCTGGCTGCTCTGGCGCTGTTGCTGCTGGCCATCCTCGGGTTGTATGCCCACACGGCCAGCGGCATGGTGGCGATCTGGTGGCGCTCAGACACCTACGCGCACGGGTTCGTGGTGCCTGTCATATCGCTGTGGCTGATCTGGCGCATGCGCTTTGACCTGGCCCCCCTGCAGCCGCGCCCCAGCCCACTGGCCTGGCTGCTGTTGCTGGGGGCCGCCGGTCTGTGGCTGGCCGGCGATCTGGTGGCGGTGAACGCAGCGACACAACTGGCTCTGGTGATGCTCCTGGTGCTGACCGTGCCGGCCGTGCTGGGATGGCGGCTTGCCTGGGCCATGGCCTTTCCCTTGGGTTTCCTGTTTTTTGCCGTCCCCATAGGCGATTTCATGTTGCCCCAGCTGATGGAATGGACCGCGAGCTTCACCATCCTGGCCTTGCGCCTGAGCGGCGTGCCGGTGTACCGCGAGGGTCTGCAGTTCATCATCCCGTCGGGCTCGTGGTCGGTGGTCGAGGCCTGCAGTGGCATCCGCTACATGATTGCGTCCGTCACCGTGGGCTGCCTGTTTGCCTACCTGAGCTACAAGAGCCTGACCAAACGCGTGATCTTCGTGGGTGTGGCGATCCTGGTGCCACTGGTGGCCAACTGGCTGCGCGCCTACATGATCGTGATGCTCGGCCACCTCTCAGGCAACGAGCTGGCCACCGGGGTGGACCACTTGATCTACGGATGGCTGTTCTTTGGCCTGGTGATTCTGGCCATGCTGTTTGTGGGCGCCCGCTGGGCCGATGCGCCCGAACCGTCGACCGCACCTTTGGCCCAGGGCCGTACCGTGCTGGCCAATCAGCGAAAACTTTCTCCCGGAATCGCCGCCCTGGCTGCGCTCTTGATCGTGGCGTCACCCCATCTGCTGGAGCGCCTGCTCGCGCTCGGAAGCAACAGCAGCCCTGTGGTTCTGTCGGTGCCTGCGGCGAACGCGCCATGGCAAACCGCTGCCCAGCCCCCGAGCAACTGGACACCCGCCTTCCAGTTTCCTGCGGCCACGAGCCACACCGGTTACGTTGGTCCCCAAGGACAGGCCGTGGGTGTTCACCTGACCTACTACCGCGCGCAGAACTACGAACGCAAGCTGGTGAGCTCCGAGAATCTGTTCGTCGCCAGCAAGGGCGATGGATGGGCACAGGTGTCTGAAGGGAGCGCCGAGACCCGGTTGGCGGACCAGCCGTTGACGGTCTCGGCGGCCACCCTGCGGCAGCAGGCCGGAGGCCTGGTGGCCAATGGTCTTCGCTTGCAGGCTTGGCGTTTTTATTGGGTCAACGGGCGTTTCACCGCCAGTGACGTTCAAGCCAAGTTGCAAGGCGCGCTGTCGCGACTGACGGGGCAGGGCGACGACGGCGCGATCGTGGCCATTTATGCGCCACTCGATGCCAGCCTGTCCGAAGCCGAAGCGCGCTCGGCGGCCAATCAAACGCTGACCGACTTCCTGCGCGTCCATGGCACCAGCCTCGAAGAGGCACTGAAGCGCACGCGACTCGTGCCTTGA
- a CDS encoding TIGR03087 family PEP-CTERM/XrtA system glycosyltransferase, translating to MANLLYLVHRLPYPPNKGDKVRSYHLLRHLLQRHRVFLGTFIDDPDDEQHLPTLKALCPDLHVERIVPRTAKLKSLAGLLTGEALTLAYYRSAGMQQWVQAMANQHNLQASVVFSSAMAQYAQPLAPQVPMLVDFVDVDSAKWTQYAPAHRWPLSMLYRREGQRLLAYEREVAAQARRSYFVTPNETALFVSQAPECRDKVQSLSNGVDADFFASDPQRPSPFAPDEQAVVFTGAMDYWPNIDGVSWFVAEMLPRLRAHWPRARFYIVGRSPTAQVQALAGEHVVVTGTVPDVRPYLQHAAAVVAPLRVARGIQNKILEAMAMQQAVITVNSCADAIGATPEQGLLRAETPDGFVQALQPLLDIPGHAAEVGLRARAYVERGFSWQAHLSGIDACLAELPSVLAVSSPEPSLHV from the coding sequence ATGGCCAACCTGCTGTACCTTGTCCACCGTTTGCCGTATCCACCCAACAAGGGCGACAAGGTGCGCTCGTACCACCTGTTGCGCCACCTGTTGCAGCGCCATCGGGTATTTCTCGGCACCTTCATCGACGACCCGGACGACGAGCAACACCTGCCAACGCTCAAGGCCCTATGCCCGGATTTGCACGTCGAACGCATCGTGCCGCGCACAGCCAAGCTCAAGAGTCTGGCCGGCCTGCTCACGGGCGAAGCACTCACCTTGGCCTACTACCGCAGTGCAGGCATGCAGCAATGGGTGCAGGCAATGGCCAACCAGCACAATCTGCAGGCCAGCGTCGTGTTTTCATCCGCCATGGCGCAGTACGCCCAGCCGCTCGCACCGCAGGTGCCGATGCTGGTGGACTTTGTCGATGTGGATTCGGCCAAATGGACGCAGTACGCCCCGGCACACCGTTGGCCCTTGTCGATGCTCTACCGGCGCGAGGGGCAGAGACTGCTGGCGTATGAACGTGAGGTGGCCGCCCAGGCCCGCCGCTCCTATTTCGTCACGCCCAACGAAACCGCCTTGTTTGTTTCTCAGGCTCCCGAATGTCGCGACAAGGTCCAGTCCTTGAGCAATGGCGTGGATGCCGATTTTTTCGCATCCGACCCCCAGCGACCCAGCCCCTTTGCGCCTGACGAACAGGCGGTGGTCTTCACCGGCGCCATGGATTACTGGCCCAACATCGACGGCGTGAGCTGGTTCGTCGCCGAGATGCTCCCGCGCTTGCGCGCCCACTGGCCACGCGCACGGTTCTACATCGTGGGCCGCAGCCCTACGGCCCAGGTGCAGGCGCTGGCCGGTGAGCATGTGGTGGTCACCGGCACGGTACCCGACGTGCGCCCCTACCTTCAGCACGCCGCTGCCGTGGTGGCACCTTTGCGCGTGGCGCGCGGTATTCAAAACAAGATCCTCGAGGCCATGGCCATGCAACAGGCTGTGATCACCGTCAACAGTTGTGCTGACGCCATTGGCGCAACGCCAGAGCAGGGACTGCTGCGCGCCGAAACGCCCGATGGGTTCGTGCAGGCCTTGCAGCCTTTGCTGGATATCCCCGGTCATGCAGCCGAGGTGGGCTTGCGTGCCAGGGCCTATGTCGAGCGAGGCTTCAGCTGGCAGGCTCACCTCAGCGGCATCGATGCCTGCCTGGCAGAACTCCCGAGCGTTCTCGCCGTGTCTTCTCCGGAGCCATCCCTTCATGTCTGA
- a CDS encoding FemAB family XrtA/PEP-CTERM system-associated protein yields MRQIVRQGCPLSDRGALQIQRLDSSQPDQVARWEAFVARCPNATFFHRAGWQTIIRDVFRHPTHFLFAEQDGEILGVLPLAHVNSRLFGNALTGLPFAVYGGVASESAAAALALESEAQRLAIELDTDHLELRHIERRHTDWPVQELYVTFRKAILPKEEDNMLAIPRKQRAMVRKGIKNGLTSQVDANADRFFALYADNVHRHGTPAFPKRYFQALMQTFGRDCEVLTVSSAEGRPLSSVLSFYFRDEVLPYYAGDDEAARDLAANDFKYWELMRLACARGLKVFDYGRSKEGTGPYAFKRNWGFEPTPLNYEYRLYKRESIPQNNPANAKYKLLIATWRRMPLGLANWLGPFIVRNLG; encoded by the coding sequence ATGCGCCAGATCGTTCGACAGGGGTGCCCGTTGTCTGACCGCGGCGCCCTGCAGATTCAGCGCCTGGACAGCTCCCAACCCGACCAGGTCGCCCGATGGGAGGCTTTTGTCGCTCGGTGTCCCAACGCCACTTTTTTCCACCGGGCGGGTTGGCAAACCATCATTCGTGATGTGTTCCGTCATCCCACGCACTTCCTCTTTGCCGAGCAAGATGGCGAGATCCTGGGTGTGCTGCCCCTGGCCCATGTGAACAGCCGGCTCTTTGGCAACGCACTCACGGGTCTGCCCTTTGCTGTGTACGGCGGCGTGGCCTCCGAATCGGCGGCCGCTGCCCTCGCGCTCGAGTCCGAAGCACAGCGCCTGGCCATCGAGCTGGACACCGATCATCTGGAGCTCCGTCACATCGAACGCCGCCACACCGACTGGCCGGTGCAGGAGCTCTATGTCACCTTCCGCAAGGCGATCCTGCCCAAAGAAGAAGACAACATGCTGGCCATTCCGCGCAAACAGCGCGCCATGGTGCGCAAAGGCATCAAGAACGGATTGACCTCCCAGGTGGACGCGAATGCCGACCGCTTCTTTGCCCTGTACGCCGACAACGTGCACCGCCACGGCACGCCCGCGTTTCCCAAGCGTTACTTCCAGGCCCTGATGCAGACGTTTGGGCGTGACTGCGAAGTGTTGACCGTGAGTTCGGCCGAAGGCCGTCCCCTCTCCAGCGTGCTGAGCTTTTACTTCCGGGACGAGGTTTTGCCGTATTACGCGGGCGACGATGAGGCGGCTCGTGACCTCGCGGCCAACGACTTCAAATACTGGGAGCTCATGCGCCTGGCCTGCGCGCGCGGGCTCAAGGTGTTCGACTACGGTCGCAGCAAGGAAGGCACCGGGCCTTATGCGTTCAAGCGCAACTGGGGCTTTGAGCCCACACCGCTGAACTACGAATACCGCCTCTACAAGCGCGAGAGCATTCCGCAGAACAATCCGGCCAACGCCAAATACAAGCTGCTGATCGCCACCTGGCGTCGCATGCCGCTGGGTCTGGCCAACTGGCTGGGCCCGTTCATCGTGCGCAACCTCGGCTAA